One Candidatus Zixiibacteriota bacterium genomic window carries:
- a CDS encoding cytochrome c oxidase subunit 3 family protein, with amino-acid sequence MTHGKEHPAYLAHHFSEVEQQQESAKLGMWIFLLTEVLLFGGLFCFYAIYRAWNPDMFYNAHKFLNVELGALNTVVLISSSVTMALAIRSMQLNDRKKTIWFLIITLACAAVFLVVKYFEYSHKFHLGQLPGKYYTFTGVQGSNPHIFFSVYFTMTGLHGIHVLAGMVAISWVLYRTLKNNFSAQYYTPIEMTGLYWHLVDLIWIFLFPLLYLIG; translated from the coding sequence ATGACCCACGGCAAAGAACATCCGGCTTATCTGGCGCATCATTTCAGCGAAGTCGAACAGCAGCAGGAATCAGCCAAACTGGGAATGTGGATATTCCTTTTGACTGAAGTGCTTCTCTTTGGCGGACTTTTCTGTTTTTATGCCATCTATCGCGCCTGGAATCCTGACATGTTTTATAACGCCCATAAGTTTCTGAATGTCGAGCTGGGAGCGCTTAATACGGTGGTGCTTATTTCAAGCTCCGTGACCATGGCGCTGGCAATAAGAAGCATGCAGCTAAACGACCGAAAGAAAACTATCTGGTTTCTTATTATAACTCTGGCTTGCGCCGCGGTCTTCCTGGTAGTCAAATATTTCGAATACAGCCACAAGTTTCATCTGGGTCAGCTGCCCGGAAAATATTACACTTTTACCGGCGTTCAAGGGAGTAATCCTCATATCTTTTTCAGCGTCTATTTCACCATGACCGGCCTACATGGAATCCACGTGCTTGCCGGGATGGTCGCCATCAGCTGGGTGCTTTATCGCACCTTGAAGAACAATTTCTCGGCTCAGTATTATACCCCGATTGAAATGACCGGCCT